One Tunturibacter gelidoferens genomic region harbors:
- a CDS encoding CADD family putative folate metabolism protein codes for MSAIEFGSAGFWSRFEERVAPFNLLQHPFYQAWSKGELTREDLREYAAEYWHHVSAFPTYLSALHSRLPDGEMRREVLRNLAEEEGVDAATARPHSDLWMDFAAGMGATRDEVEGRAVQPEMTALMATFRELMQEERASAAMAALYAYESKVPAIATTKAEGLAEHYGTEGAAARYFTLHQTADVAHASVWRELIDKQLAGSPEDEEAVLAAGERAAKALWVALDGVERQRLAVN; via the coding sequence ATGTCTGCGATCGAGTTTGGGAGTGCTGGGTTCTGGAGCCGTTTCGAGGAGCGTGTTGCTCCGTTCAACTTGTTGCAGCATCCGTTTTATCAGGCGTGGTCGAAGGGTGAGCTGACACGTGAGGATCTGCGGGAGTATGCGGCGGAGTACTGGCACCATGTGTCGGCGTTTCCGACTTATCTGAGTGCGCTGCACTCGCGGCTGCCGGATGGAGAGATGCGGCGTGAGGTTCTGCGCAATCTGGCTGAGGAAGAGGGCGTGGATGCGGCTACAGCTCGTCCGCATAGCGATTTGTGGATGGACTTTGCTGCCGGTATGGGTGCGACTCGCGATGAGGTTGAGGGGCGCGCGGTTCAGCCGGAGATGACAGCGCTGATGGCTACGTTCCGCGAGCTGATGCAGGAGGAGAGGGCTTCGGCTGCGATGGCGGCGCTGTATGCGTATGAGTCGAAGGTGCCTGCAATCGCTACGACCAAGGCGGAGGGGCTTGCGGAGCACTATGGGACCGAGGGTGCGGCGGCGCGGTACTTTACGCTGCACCAGACGGCTGACGTTGCTCATGCGAGTGTTTGGCGGGAGTTGATTGATAAGCAACTTGCGGGCTCGCCTGAGGACGAAGAGGCGGTGCTGGCGGCTGGAGAGCGGGCGGCGAAGGCGCTCTGGGTTGCTCTGGATGGTGTGGAGCGGCAGCGGCTGGCGGTTAACTAA
- a CDS encoding AI-2E family transporter, translated as MSRARTTEIPRVEPLLVLAVIVLILYFARELLIPLTFALTLSFLLAPAVSRLETRRVPRVLAVALIGILAFLSIFSIGYVVARQLLNVARTLPAYRLNIQQKMATVHSPAEQSLEKAFTAVEDISGDITPSSPTPLAQSPVQVQPVRVIDPDRTQLQTTTELLMRFLRPIGTVGVVIVFTIYLLMKREDLRHRILLLAGMGRINLMTQALQEAATRISQYLLFQLAVNAAYGFLFGGGLYLIGVPNAFLWGVLAGILRIVPYVGTATSLALPLIVSVAISTTWWPPILILCLFLALELSATNFVEPWLYSTRTGISSLALLAMAIFWALLWGWPGLILSTPLTVCIVVMGRHVPQLSFLHTLLGTDAELSAEALFYERLLAMDQREARAVANRFLDGKPLVELYDSVLIPALALVEQDRHQGNLDDKRSDFFFLTIGEIVAELTDYHQKEPANATPATAPRLSRTIEKEFAVICISVSDQADELTTLMLVQLMERASHQTLLLSAASVSSEILDSLASEPDTVVFISALPPFAFSQARAICQRVRSHLPNNRIVVGLWNTANDPDQTAEQSIERFGSGKPNVVVNTLAQALHQITHWHHQHHSQYMRF; from the coding sequence ATGTCCCGCGCTCGCACTACCGAGATCCCCAGGGTTGAGCCTCTCCTCGTGCTCGCCGTCATCGTCCTCATCCTTTACTTTGCGCGCGAGCTCCTCATCCCCCTCACCTTCGCGCTCACACTGTCGTTCCTGCTCGCCCCCGCCGTCAGCCGCCTGGAAACCCGCCGAGTTCCACGCGTTCTCGCCGTCGCCCTCATCGGCATCCTCGCCTTCCTCAGCATCTTCAGCATCGGCTACGTCGTCGCCCGCCAGCTGCTCAACGTAGCCCGCACCCTCCCCGCCTACCGCCTCAACATCCAGCAGAAGATGGCCACCGTCCACTCTCCCGCCGAACAGTCCCTCGAAAAGGCCTTCACCGCCGTAGAAGACATCAGCGGCGACATCACCCCCTCATCGCCCACGCCCCTCGCGCAATCCCCCGTACAAGTTCAGCCCGTCCGCGTCATCGACCCCGACCGCACCCAGCTCCAAACCACCACCGAGCTGCTCATGCGCTTCCTTCGTCCCATCGGAACCGTCGGTGTCGTCATCGTCTTCACCATCTACCTCCTCATGAAGCGCGAGGACCTCCGACACCGCATCCTCCTGCTCGCCGGCATGGGCCGAATCAACCTCATGACCCAGGCCCTGCAGGAGGCCGCCACCCGCATCAGCCAATATCTCCTCTTTCAACTCGCCGTCAACGCAGCCTACGGTTTCCTCTTCGGCGGAGGCCTCTACCTCATCGGCGTACCCAATGCTTTCCTATGGGGAGTCCTCGCCGGCATCCTCCGCATCGTCCCCTACGTCGGCACCGCCACCAGCCTCGCCCTTCCCCTCATCGTCTCCGTCGCCATCTCCACTACCTGGTGGCCGCCCATCCTCATCCTCTGCCTCTTCCTCGCGCTCGAGCTCTCCGCCACCAACTTCGTCGAACCCTGGCTCTACAGCACCCGCACCGGCATCTCATCCCTCGCACTCCTCGCCATGGCCATCTTCTGGGCGCTCCTCTGGGGATGGCCCGGCCTCATCCTCTCCACCCCGCTCACCGTCTGCATCGTCGTCATGGGCCGGCACGTCCCACAGCTGTCCTTCCTCCACACCCTCCTCGGCACCGACGCCGAGCTCTCTGCCGAGGCCCTCTTCTACGAACGCCTCCTCGCCATGGATCAGCGCGAAGCCCGCGCCGTCGCCAACCGCTTCCTCGACGGCAAACCGCTCGTCGAGCTCTACGACTCCGTCCTCATTCCCGCTCTCGCCCTCGTCGAGCAGGACCGCCACCAAGGCAACCTCGACGACAAGCGCTCAGACTTCTTCTTCCTCACCATCGGCGAAATCGTCGCCGAACTCACCGACTACCACCAGAAAGAGCCTGCGAACGCCACCCCCGCGACCGCACCACGCCTCTCACGCACCATCGAAAAAGAGTTCGCCGTCATCTGCATCTCCGTCAGCGACCAGGCCGACGAGCTCACCACCCTCATGCTCGTCCAGCTCATGGAGCGAGCCTCCCATCAAACCCTCCTGCTCTCCGCTGCCTCCGTCTCCAGCGAGATCCTCGACTCCCTCGCCTCCGAGCCCGACACCGTCGTCTTCATCTCAGCGCTTCCACCCTTCGCCTTCTCGCAAGCCCGAGCCATCTGCCAGCGTGTCCGCTCTCATCTTCCCAACAACCGCATCGTCGTCGGACTCTGGAACACTGCCAACGACCCCGACCAGACTGCCGAACAATCCATCGAGCGCTTCGGAAGCGGCAAACCCAACGTAGTGGTCAACACCCTCGCCCAAGCCCTTCATCAGATAACCCACTGGCACCACCAACACCACAGTCAATACATGCGCTTCTAA